CTGCAGCTCCCGCTGGCGGGGACCGCGCGGGTCTTTGCCGGGGCCGGCGAGGTCGCGACGGCGCCAGACCATGCGGCATCACTGCTGTCGCCGACATTGCCCACGCGGATGGTCTGGGACGCTTGCGCTCAGTTGATCCTGTTGCTCGACCGCCGTCTCGTGGAACAGCGCGCAGCAGCGCTGTCCGGGCGCGCGGTGCAACCGATCGAATTCGATCCCGCAATCGCGTTGTCGGGATGTCCTGGCTCGCGGCTCCGGGCTCACATGCTCGGGCTCGCGGACCTCGCCGAGCGTCTCGGCGGTGGGCGCGGCCTGCCACCGGTTGCGGCAGCCAATTGGCGCGAGACGCTGCTGGACATTCTGTTCGAGCAGCCCGGCAATGGCCTGGCGGAGGCGATCAGGCTGCATTCCGGCCGGGTCGAGACATTGCCGCAGGCCGTCCGCCGGGCGCGTGATCTTCTGGCAGCGCACGCAGCCGAACCGCTCGATCTGGCGCAACTTGCGGCGTCGTCAGGCGTGGGGATCCGGGCGCTGCAGGGCGGCTTTCGCCGCCATTT
This region of Bradyrhizobium sp. SZCCHNS1050 genomic DNA includes:
- a CDS encoding AraC family transcriptional regulator, which encodes MTADAAADRSWKSPAVPRLTAYGRVATHDVDEAAEQIGRIFCPHGLQPEADTARDFLALHNCAAFDGFSINYVAYGGAVTIDPGCLDRFFLLQLPLAGTARVFAGAGEVATAPDHAASLLSPTLPTRMVWDACAQLILLLDRRLVEQRAAALSGRAVQPIEFDPAIALSGCPGSRLRAHMLGLADLAERLGGGRGLPPVAAANWRETLLDILFEQPGNGLAEAIRLHSGRVETLPQAVRRARDLLAAHAAEPLDLAQLAASSGVGIRALQGGFRRHFGMSISDMLLDIRLARLNAQLMAAPPEARIIDIAFDLGFTHLGRMAGAYRNKFGEAPSATLQRVQRGRFTN